A stretch of the Cottoperca gobio chromosome 2, fCotGob3.1, whole genome shotgun sequence genome encodes the following:
- the LOC115019056 gene encoding C-X-C chemokine receptor type 1-like isoform X2 yields MEPADMSYVYDYNYIVNNTIRDNHTPYVVDPNTLSCELKPLATIPALTLCVILITIFLLAIPGNLLVGWVISSSRKALTPSDVYLFHLTIADGLMALTLPFLAVDLIKGWIFGDFLCKFLNLAIEANFYTSILFLACISIDRYLVIVRASENLSTQPRMFSKLMCAAVWALGWALALPALFNETSSDPDSMRMICQETYDMGSAATWRNATRGFRHIFGFLLPLYVMIICYGVTIARLLHTRSFKKHRAMKVIIAVLVTFLLCWTPYHITMIVDTLLRTDLILFDCALRSSVTRALLITKVLALFHSCINPVLYAFVGEKFRNKMMLLLHRKGRPERMSKSCSTSQTSEGNSLRF; encoded by the coding sequence ACATGTCATACGTCTATGACTACAATTATATTGTGAATAATACCATCCGCGACAATCACACACCCTACGTTGTGGATCCAAATACCTTATCATGTGAGTTAAAACCTCTGGCTACTATACCAGCGTTGACCCTTTGTGTCATCCTCATAACCATCTTTTTACTGGCAATACCCGGGAACCTGTTGGTGGGATGGgtgatcagcagcagcagaaaggcgCTGACTCCATCGGATGTGTACTTGTTCCACCTGACAATAGCAGATGGTCTGATGGCCCTGACCCTCCCGTTCTTGGCTGTTGATTTGATTAAAGGATGGATCTTCGGAGACTTCTTGTGCAAGTTCCTTAACCTCGCCATCGAAGCAAACTTCTACACCAGCATCCTCTTCCTGGCCTGTATTAGCATCGATCGTTATCTTGTGATTGTGCGCGCCAGCGAGAACCTCAGCACTCAACCGAGGATGTTCAGCAAGCTCATGTGCGCCGCAGTGTGGGCCCTCGGTTGGGCCCTCGCTCTGCCTGCGCTTTTCAATGAAACCTCCAGTGACCCTGACTCAATGAGGATGATCTGCCAGGAAACCTATGACATGGGCAGCGCCGCCACATGGAGGAATGCCACTCGCGGCTTCCGCCATATTTTTGGTTTCTTGCTCCCTCTGTATGTGATGATAATCTGCTACGGCGTCACCATCGCGAGGCTGCTGCACACTCGAAGTTTCAAAAAGCACCGGGCCATGAAGGTGATCATAGCCGTGTTGGTCACGTTTCTGCTGTGCTGGACTCCGTACCACATAACCATGATTGTGGACACACTCCTGAGGACTGATCTGATACTGTTTGACTGTGCTTTGAGGAGTTCAGTGACCCGGGCTCTATTAATAACGAAGGTCCTGGCTCTGTTCCACAGCTGCATCAACCCTGTCCTCTACGCCTTCGTGGGAGAGAAGTTCAGGAATAAAATGATGCTACTTCTTCATAGGAAAGGCAGACCGGAGAGGATGTCAAAGTCCTGTTCGACATCTCAGACTTCAGAAGGCAACTCACTTCGTTTTTGA
- the LOC115019056 gene encoding C-X-C chemokine receptor type 1-like isoform X1: MAESEDMSYVYDYNYIVNNTIRDNHTPYVVDPNTLSCELKPLATIPALTLCVILITIFLLAIPGNLLVGWVISSSRKALTPSDVYLFHLTIADGLMALTLPFLAVDLIKGWIFGDFLCKFLNLAIEANFYTSILFLACISIDRYLVIVRASENLSTQPRMFSKLMCAAVWALGWALALPALFNETSSDPDSMRMICQETYDMGSAATWRNATRGFRHIFGFLLPLYVMIICYGVTIARLLHTRSFKKHRAMKVIIAVLVTFLLCWTPYHITMIVDTLLRTDLILFDCALRSSVTRALLITKVLALFHSCINPVLYAFVGEKFRNKMMLLLHRKGRPERMSKSCSTSQTSEGNSLRF, translated from the exons ATGGCCGAGTCCGAAG ACATGTCATACGTCTATGACTACAATTATATTGTGAATAATACCATCCGCGACAATCACACACCCTACGTTGTGGATCCAAATACCTTATCATGTGAGTTAAAACCTCTGGCTACTATACCAGCGTTGACCCTTTGTGTCATCCTCATAACCATCTTTTTACTGGCAATACCCGGGAACCTGTTGGTGGGATGGgtgatcagcagcagcagaaaggcgCTGACTCCATCGGATGTGTACTTGTTCCACCTGACAATAGCAGATGGTCTGATGGCCCTGACCCTCCCGTTCTTGGCTGTTGATTTGATTAAAGGATGGATCTTCGGAGACTTCTTGTGCAAGTTCCTTAACCTCGCCATCGAAGCAAACTTCTACACCAGCATCCTCTTCCTGGCCTGTATTAGCATCGATCGTTATCTTGTGATTGTGCGCGCCAGCGAGAACCTCAGCACTCAACCGAGGATGTTCAGCAAGCTCATGTGCGCCGCAGTGTGGGCCCTCGGTTGGGCCCTCGCTCTGCCTGCGCTTTTCAATGAAACCTCCAGTGACCCTGACTCAATGAGGATGATCTGCCAGGAAACCTATGACATGGGCAGCGCCGCCACATGGAGGAATGCCACTCGCGGCTTCCGCCATATTTTTGGTTTCTTGCTCCCTCTGTATGTGATGATAATCTGCTACGGCGTCACCATCGCGAGGCTGCTGCACACTCGAAGTTTCAAAAAGCACCGGGCCATGAAGGTGATCATAGCCGTGTTGGTCACGTTTCTGCTGTGCTGGACTCCGTACCACATAACCATGATTGTGGACACACTCCTGAGGACTGATCTGATACTGTTTGACTGTGCTTTGAGGAGTTCAGTGACCCGGGCTCTATTAATAACGAAGGTCCTGGCTCTGTTCCACAGCTGCATCAACCCTGTCCTCTACGCCTTCGTGGGAGAGAAGTTCAGGAATAAAATGATGCTACTTCTTCATAGGAAAGGCAGACCGGAGAGGATGTCAAAGTCCTGTTCGACATCTCAGACTTCAGAAGGCAACTCACTTCGTTTTTGA